Proteins from a single region of Deltaproteobacteria bacterium:
- a CDS encoding NCS1 family nucleobase:cation symporter-1, whose translation MTPNALSNPDLAPVPAERRTWTATHFFSLWVGMAVCIPTYMIAASLIQGGMDWRSALLTVLLGNCIVLIPMLLNGHAGTKYGIPFPILARAGFGIRGSNLPALLRAIVACGWFGIQCWIGGAALYTLLLALWPAAADVALQMPAFIGVGVIPFACFLVFWAIHLYLIWSGIESIKYLETICAPFLLLCGIALLGWAYRAADGFGPMLAAPARFTSRNEFWQFFFPALTGMVGFWATLSLNISDFSRYGKTQRAQVLGQTLGLPTTMTMFAFIGIAVTSATIVLFGEPIWDPVALVRKFDSPILVAVSMFAVLIATLSTNVAANIVGPANDFSNLAPAKINFKRGGYITGVIGIVMMPWKLVADPTGYIFTWLIGYSALLGPVAAILLVDYFVIRRCRLVVDDLYRDNGVYQYTNGWNLRALAALLVGVLPNVPGFLAQIGLVEATRFPTLNALYHYAWFIGFAGAGASYYTLMLRTNAARTTAAAQSEVA comes from the coding sequence AACGCGCTCAGCAATCCTGATCTTGCGCCGGTCCCCGCAGAACGGCGCACTTGGACTGCCACCCACTTCTTTTCGCTGTGGGTCGGCATGGCCGTCTGCATCCCGACCTACATGATCGCCGCGTCGCTCATTCAAGGCGGCATGGATTGGCGGAGCGCGTTGCTGACCGTGTTGCTCGGCAATTGCATCGTGCTGATCCCGATGCTGCTGAACGGCCACGCCGGCACCAAATACGGCATCCCGTTCCCCATTCTGGCCCGCGCCGGCTTCGGGATTCGCGGATCCAACCTCCCCGCGCTGTTGCGCGCGATCGTCGCATGCGGATGGTTCGGCATCCAATGCTGGATCGGCGGCGCGGCGCTCTACACGCTGCTGCTCGCCCTCTGGCCCGCCGCGGCCGATGTCGCGCTGCAAATGCCCGCGTTCATCGGCGTCGGCGTGATCCCGTTCGCGTGCTTCCTGGTGTTTTGGGCGATCCATCTGTATCTGATTTGGAGCGGCATCGAGTCGATCAAATATTTGGAAACGATTTGTGCGCCGTTCTTATTACTCTGCGGGATCGCATTACTCGGCTGGGCCTATCGCGCCGCGGACGGCTTCGGCCCGATGCTCGCGGCCCCGGCCCGCTTTACGAGCCGCAACGAATTTTGGCAGTTCTTCTTTCCCGCGCTCACCGGCATGGTCGGCTTTTGGGCCACGCTCAGTCTGAACATCTCCGACTTTTCCCGCTACGGCAAAACGCAACGCGCGCAAGTGCTCGGGCAAACGCTCGGCCTCCCGACCACGATGACGATGTTCGCCTTCATCGGCATCGCCGTCACGAGTGCCACGATCGTGCTCTTCGGCGAACCGATCTGGGATCCGGTCGCGCTGGTGCGCAAATTCGATTCCCCGATCCTCGTCGCCGTGTCGATGTTCGCGGTCCTGATCGCCACGCTCTCCACCAATGTCGCAGCCAACATCGTTGGTCCCGCGAACGATTTTTCCAATTTGGCGCCGGCAAAGATCAACTTTAAACGCGGCGGTTACATCACCGGCGTGATCGGCATCGTGATGATGCCGTGGAAACTCGTCGCCGACCCTACCGGCTACATCTTTACTTGGCTAATCGGCTATTCCGCACTGCTCGGCCCAGTCGCCGCGATCCTGCTCGTGGATTACTTCGTGATTCGCCGCTGCCGACTCGTCGTGGACGACCTCTATCGCGACAACGGCGTCTATCAGTACACCAACGGTTGGAACCTCCGCGCGCTCGCCGCGCTGCTCGTCGGGGTCCTCCCCAATGTGCCAGGATTCCTCGCCCAAATCGGCCTCGTGGAAGCGACCCGCTTTCCCACGCTGAACGCGCTCTACCACTACGCCTGGTTCATCGGCTTCGCCGGCGCCGGCGCCAGCTACTACACACTCATGCTCCGCACCAACGCCGCCCGCACGACAGCAGCTGCGCAAAGCGAAGTGGCGTAA